TTCACTTTCACTTTGTCACCTTCAGCGAGTACACCATCCATTGTTTCCAGGCGTTTCCAGGAAACTTCGGAGATGTGCAGCAAACCTTGTTTACCAGGCATGAATTCTACGAAAGCACCATAAGGCATTACGCTCTTCACGGTAGATTCATATACTTCACCTACTTCAGGAACAGAAACGATACCTTTCACCCAGGCCATTGCCTTGTCCAGGTTTTCTTTCTGTGCAGAGAAGATGCTTACTTCACCGGTCTGGCCAACTTCTTCGATATTGATAGTAGTACCTGTTTCACGTTGGATCTCCTGAATTACTTTACCACCTGGCCCAATCACAGCGCCGATAAATTCACGGTCGATGATCAGTTTTTCCATGCGTGGTGCATGTGGTTTAGGTTCAGGACGGTAAGCGGGCATTGCTGTGTACATGGCTTCCAGGATATGTAAACGACCCTGACGGGCTTGTGCAAGCGCAGCGCGCATTACATCCATGCTCAGGCCATCTACTTTAATGTCCATTTGAACACCACAGATACCATCGCGGGTACCGGTTACTTTAAAGTCCATATCACCCAGGTGATCTTCATCACCAAGGATGTCGCTCAATACCGCCCATTTTCCATCGCTTGCACGGGAGATCAATCCCATAGCGATACCGGAAACGTGTTTAGGTAAAGGAACGCCTGCATCCATGAGAGCTAATGAACCCGCGCAAACGGTAGCCATGGAAGAGGAACCGTTAGATTCCAGGATGTCTGACACAACGCGCACCGTGTAAGCGTAATCGCTACCGGGCATCATTTGTTTCAGGGAACGGAGGGCAAGGTTACCATGCCCAACTTCACGACGGCCGGGGCCGCGCATCATTTTCACCTCACCGGTTGAGAAGGGAGGGAAATTATAGTGCAGGATAAATTTAGTATAAGCAGAGTTTGCAGCGCTTTCAATCAGCAACTCGTCATCCGGTGTGCCCAGTGTAACAGTTGTGAGGGATTGCGTTTCACCACGGGTGAATAATGCAGAACCGTGAGGAGATGGCAGCAGGTCTACTTCCATCGCCAGGGGACGAACCTGGTCCAGTACGCGGCCATCCAGACGGATCTTCTCGTCCAGGATCATGTTACGTACGGTTTCTTTTTCCAGGTCGTGGAAGTATTCACCTACTAATGGTGCATCTTCTTCCGGTAATTCTCCCAGGGATTCCACGAGTTCTTCTGCGATCTTTTTGAAAGCATCTGTACGGGCGTGTTTACCGAGGGCACCTTTAGAAACTTCGAGGATCTTAGCCTGCGCAAATGCAACTACTTTCGCTTTCAGTTCTTCGTTCTGATGAGGCTTTTCGTATTCGCGTTTAGCAGGGTTACCTACCAGGGCGCGGAGATCTTCCTGGGCTTTCACTTGAACTTTAATGGCTTCGTGGCCGAGTTCAATTACTTTCACCAGGTCTTCTTCACTGCACTCCTTGCTTTCGCCTTCCACCATCATGATGTTTTTGGCGGTAGCTGCAACGATGAAGTCCATATCCGCTACAGCTAACTGTGTGCGGGTAGGGTTTATAACAAATTCACCTTCAACACGGGCAACGCGTACTTCTGAAATGATCTCCTGGATGGGAACATCAGAAACGGCCAGTGCAGCAGAGGCAGCGAGAGCAGCCAATGCATCGGGCATAACTTCTTTATCTGAAGAGATGAGGGTTACGAGAACCTGCACATCACATAAATAATCGTCAGGGAATAAAGGGCGCAAAGCGCGGTCAATCAAACGGGAGATCAAAACTTCGTAGTCGCTCAGTTTACCTTCTCTTTTGAAGAAAGAACCGGGGATACGACCGGCAGAAGCAAATTTTTCCTGGTAATCAACAGTAAGGGGAAAGAAAGATTGGCCGGGTTTGGGTTTTTGGCTGGCAACAACGGTAGCCAGAAGGATGCAATTTCCCAAGCGCACAGTAACCGAACCATCGGCCTGACGGGCCATTTTGCCGGTTTCTATCGTTACCTCGCGACCACCGCCTATATCAAATTTAACCGAAGCAGGTGTAAGATTCATACTTGTGTGAGGATTAATAAGGTACACATACAAAAAAACTATTCCCAACTAATATAGTTGGGAATAGCGCTATAATAAGTTTCAGATTACTTTCTGATTCCTAACTTCTCAATGAGGGCGCGGTAGCCAGAGAGGTTGGTTTTGGAGAGATAAGACAGCAAACGCTTTCTTTGTCCTACCATTTTCATCAGACCACGGTGCGTAGAGAAATCTTTTTTGTTTTGTTTCAGGTGAGCAGAGATACTGTTGATCCGCTCAGTTACTAAAGCGATTTGCGCTTCCACGGAACCGGTGTTCTTTTCGCTACCACCAAATTCTTTGAAAATGTTAGCTTTCTTTTCTACTGTTAAGTAAGGCATCTTGAATAAAAATAATTTTTTTAACTCGCTATTTTTCCGGTGCAAAGGTATGAAGTTACGTTTGTATTAGCAAATACAAATCAAAATGTACATACTTTCTCCCCTTTGCCTTGAGGATCAGCTTTATACCAATATAAAATTTTAAACAAAACTTACGGCTGCATTGTCCGTTACCTGTCCGTTTTCTGTCCGTAAAACACGGGAAGGGAACTTCTGGAGTACAATGTAGTCGTGGGTAGCCATGATAAGGGCAGTACCATCTTCCCGGCAAATCCTGAACAGCAGCTGCATAATGCCGTCTGAGGTTTCGGGGTCCAGGTTACCGGTAGGTTCATCAGCCAGGATCAGTTTGGGGGAATTGAGCAGGGCACGGGCAATGTCTACCCTTTGCTGCTCTCCGCCAGATAGTTCATAAGGCATTTTGAAACCCTTGGTGCCCAGGCCTACCTTTTCCAGTACATCGTGGATCTTGTCCTCGATCTGCTTGGGTTCCTGCCAGCCGGTGGCTTTGAGGGCAAACTTGAGGTTATCGTGCACATTACGATCAGTGAGCAGTTGAAAATCCTGGAACACTACGCCCAGGTTCCTGCGCAGATAGGGTACTTTCTTCCAGTCCATCTTTTTCAGATCAAACCCTACAACCTGGCCGTTCCCCTCTTTCAGGGTGAGGTCCCCATACAAAGTCTTCAGCAGGCTTGATTTACCTGTACCCGTTTTGCCGATCAGGTAAACAAATTCACCCCTGTTGACCGTAATATTCACATCTGATAAGATCAATGAATGGCCCTGGTATATATTAACATTCGTCAGTTGAACTATGGGTTGATCCACCATTTATTTCCTTTTAGAAATTCAAAAATAACTAATTCCCTGTTATTGATCCGCTAAGGTTATTAACTAAAAAAATAGTTTGAAAACTAAATAAATAGTTTTACATTTGAATTGAGCGCGAAAATATGCTCCCGATTATGAAAACACTGACAAAAGCTGAAGAGCAGATCATGCAGGTATTATGGAAGCTGGGTCCTTCATTCGTAAAAGATATGATAGATGAGATGCCGGAGCCGCGGCCTCATTACAACACCATTTCCACATTGGTGAAGATACTGGTGGATAAAGGTTTTGTCAGCTTTAAAGCATACGGGAAAAGTCATCAGTACTATGCGCTGATCACTAAGGACGAATACAGTCATAAAACAGTGAAACATTTGGTATCCGGTTATTTTGAGGGGTCTTTCAGTAACATGGTTTCATTCTTTGTGAAGGAGAAAGATATGAGTGTAGCCGATCTCGAAAAATTACTGCAACAGATCAAGAACGCCAAAAACACTGAAAAATGACACCGCTCCTGGCCTATCTCGCTAAAGTGATCATCTGCTCAGGGATCCTGTATGCTTATTATCACATTGCTTTACGTAATAACCGTTTTCACCAGTGGAACAGGTTTTACCTGTTGCTTTGCACCCTGCTTAGCCTGGTGGTGCCTTTGCTGCGCATTCCGATCTCCTTTACTCCGGAGGATGCTGATACCATCTTCGTATATACCAGCCAGGTAGTTACCCTTCGCGAGCAGGTGTTCACGCCTGCGGGACCTTTACCGGTCACACATTTCAACTGGGTGTTGTTTTTATATTCAGTTGTGATAGCAGGTTTAACAGGCAGGTTATTATATGGTTACTGGAAGATTGTAAGGTTGATCCATATGAGCCGTGTGGAATTTGTAAAACCCTACTGGCTGGTGCTTTCAGAGCAGATCACTGCACCCTTCTCTTTCTTTAAATACATTTTCTGGAACAAGCGGGTGAATGCCACCACACCTGAAGGGCGGCAGATGTTGCGGCATGAAATGGTGCACATGCAGGAAAAACACAGTACTGATAAACTTTTTATGGAGATCATCACGGCTGTTTGCTGGATCAATCCATTCTTTCATCTTATCAAACGGGAACTTTCGCTTATCCACGAATTTATTGCTGATAAAAAATCGGTTGTGAACGGTAATGTGGCGGACTATGCACAAACCATACTGCAGATGGCTTTGCAAACGAACCGCAGCTTCAGCATGACTAACAATTTCTCTCATCAACCTATTAAACGACGCATCCTTATGCTCACGCAATCACGTAAACTGAGATTCAGCTATCTGCGCAGGTTAATGATCCTGCCCATAGCCATCATGATATTTTCCTCACTTGCTTTTGTTATCACGGAAGAGAACATTGATAAACTTGTTTCTGCGCCGCTGGACATTCCCATTCAGCAAAAGAAGGATAGTATCAAACCACCGCCG
This DNA window, taken from Chitinophaga niabensis, encodes the following:
- a CDS encoding polyribonucleotide nucleotidyltransferase, with product MNLTPASVKFDIGGGREVTIETGKMARQADGSVTVRLGNCILLATVVASQKPKPGQSFFPLTVDYQEKFASAGRIPGSFFKREGKLSDYEVLISRLIDRALRPLFPDDYLCDVQVLVTLISSDKEVMPDALAALAASAALAVSDVPIQEIISEVRVARVEGEFVINPTRTQLAVADMDFIVAATAKNIMMVEGESKECSEEDLVKVIELGHEAIKVQVKAQEDLRALVGNPAKREYEKPHQNEELKAKVVAFAQAKILEVSKGALGKHARTDAFKKIAEELVESLGELPEEDAPLVGEYFHDLEKETVRNMILDEKIRLDGRVLDQVRPLAMEVDLLPSPHGSALFTRGETQSLTTVTLGTPDDELLIESAANSAYTKFILHYNFPPFSTGEVKMMRGPGRREVGHGNLALRSLKQMMPGSDYAYTVRVVSDILESNGSSSMATVCAGSLALMDAGVPLPKHVSGIAMGLISRASDGKWAVLSDILGDEDHLGDMDFKVTGTRDGICGVQMDIKVDGLSMDVMRAALAQARQGRLHILEAMYTAMPAYRPEPKPHAPRMEKLIIDREFIGAVIGPGGKVIQEIQRETGTTINIEEVGQTGEVSIFSAQKENLDKAMAWVKGIVSVPEVGEVYESTVKSVMPYGAFVEFMPGKQGLLHISEVSWKRLETMDGVLAEGDKVKVKLVGTDPKTGKFKLSRKVLMDKPEGYVERPEREDRGERGDRGDRGGDRGDRRGGGDRPRGDRDRGGDRGGDRPRFDRGGDRGDRGDRGGYNRPPQQTEGPIEGPVFDEQ
- the rpsO gene encoding 30S ribosomal protein S15, whose translation is MPYLTVEKKANIFKEFGGSEKNTGSVEAQIALVTERINSISAHLKQNKKDFSTHRGLMKMVGQRKRLLSYLSKTNLSGYRALIEKLGIRK
- a CDS encoding cell division ATP-binding protein FtsE, with amino-acid sequence MVDQPIVQLTNVNIYQGHSLILSDVNITVNRGEFVYLIGKTGTGKSSLLKTLYGDLTLKEGNGQVVGFDLKKMDWKKVPYLRRNLGVVFQDFQLLTDRNVHDNLKFALKATGWQEPKQIEDKIHDVLEKVGLGTKGFKMPYELSGGEQQRVDIARALLNSPKLILADEPTGNLDPETSDGIMQLLFRICREDGTALIMATHDYIVLQKFPSRVLRTENGQVTDNAAVSFV
- a CDS encoding BlaI/MecI/CopY family transcriptional regulator, translating into MKTLTKAEEQIMQVLWKLGPSFVKDMIDEMPEPRPHYNTISTLVKILVDKGFVSFKAYGKSHQYYALITKDEYSHKTVKHLVSGYFEGSFSNMVSFFVKEKDMSVADLEKLLQQIKNAKNTEK
- a CDS encoding M56 family metallopeptidase encodes the protein MTPLLAYLAKVIICSGILYAYYHIALRNNRFHQWNRFYLLLCTLLSLVVPLLRIPISFTPEDADTIFVYTSQVVTLREQVFTPAGPLPVTHFNWVLFLYSVVIAGLTGRLLYGYWKIVRLIHMSRVEFVKPYWLVLSEQITAPFSFFKYIFWNKRVNATTPEGRQMLRHEMVHMQEKHSTDKLFMEIITAVCWINPFFHLIKRELSLIHEFIADKKSVVNGNVADYAQTILQMALQTNRSFSMTNNFSHQPIKRRILMLTQSRKLRFSYLRRLMILPIAIMIFSSLAFVITEENIDKLVSAPLDIPIQQKKDSIKPPPPPAPPKNPKAPYKPIKVNGKEVFTFVEQPPSFAGGDVALNKFLASNIRYPHAATENNIQGTVFVSFIVDDAGNVMDVKTVGAPKGGGLEEEAKRVVEKMPKWVPGKQNGRLVSVQFNLPIRFTLQESGGPKKKIADDGAYLMVEEMPTYPGGQNAMMQYLSSNVRYPKSAVDKNLAGTVYVRFDIDTDGAISNVQSVNKAIGGGLEEEAIRVVKKMPNWNPGREKGQPVRVRFVLPVAFRLSAK